In the genome of Candidatus Methylomirabilota bacterium, the window GTTCGGCGAGACCATCCAGCGGTTCGAGGTGCGCCGGGGCGGGGTGCCGAACCTCCCGTTCACCGGCGATCGGTTCCCGGACCTGGCCGGAGTCGAGGGCGCGACGGTTCACGCCCAGCGAGCCGCCTTGACCTACGACGATCGCGATTCTCTCACCACTCCGACCCGCGGCCTGGCCGTCAGCCTGTTCACCGAGGCCTCCTCGGAGCTCCTGGGCAGTGGCAGCGATTACATCAAGTCCGGCGTGGACGCCGTGTATCTGCGCCCGGTGTGGAGCGATCGGACGGTCTTCGTCATCCACGGGCTCATGGAGGCGCTGGCCGGTGACTCCAGCACGCCCTTCCAGGTGCGGCCCTCGCTGGGCGGGGCCACGACGCTGCGGGGCTACTCGCCAAACCGGTTCTTCGGGGACGCGCGGGTCCTCCTGAACGTCGAGACCCGGGTCCGGGTCTTCCGGCTGCGACTCTTCGGCGTGACGACGGAGTTCCAGGTGGCGCCCTTCGTGGACGTCGGGAAAGTCTTCAACTCGGCCACGCAGTTCGTCGAGCAGGGCTTCCTCGTGACCCCCGGCATCGCGTTCCGGGGGCTCACGCCCCCCAGCGTCGTCGGCCGCGTCGAGATCGGCGTGAGCCGCGAGGGGCCGGCCATCTTTGTCGGCCTCGATTACCCGTTCTAGCGCCGTGCCGATACCCGTCGC includes:
- a CDS encoding BamA/TamA family outer membrane protein gives rise to the protein MVAGYSQTIERKLDLHYRNLGLFANRFHADVQFLHDRDAAIRFFGLGPESKKENETNMTLEVTGFYAILGVNISPTARLSFGETIQRFEVRRGGVPNLPFTGDRFPDLAGVEGATVHAQRAALTYDDRDSLTTPTRGLAVSLFTEASSELLGSGSDYIKSGVDAVYLRPVWSDRTVFVIHGLMEALAGDSSTPFQVRPSLGGATTLRGYSPNRFFGDARVLLNVETRVRVFRLRLFGVTTEFQVAPFVDVGKVFNSATQFVEQGFLVTPGIAFRGLTPPSVVGRVEIGVSREGPAIFVGLDYPF